A region from the Streptosporangium sp. NBC_01756 genome encodes:
- a CDS encoding recombinase family protein encodes MQIVYSRVSTATQSLLRQRHILTEAGLLVRTEGVAEGFRPADGVLLFEDPATTSKIPALERPAFGKIAARAHPGDTLTVSELFRLCRDLLDIHAVRNWCQARGVLLRVLSGPLSNFHDLAANDATTAVIINVITAVGQFQRDIQNELTVEGIAAAEAEGRYRGRPPALTGGDVEVVRSTYTEQGASIAALARAHGVSRAAIRTALSDLLPDRSVPAG; translated from the coding sequence GTGCAGATCGTCTACTCCCGTGTCTCCACTGCGACCCAGTCGCTGCTGCGGCAGCGGCACATCCTCACCGAGGCCGGCCTTCTCGTGCGGACCGAAGGCGTCGCCGAAGGATTCCGGCCAGCCGACGGCGTTCTCCTCTTCGAAGACCCGGCCACCACCTCCAAGATCCCCGCTCTGGAGCGTCCCGCGTTCGGCAAGATCGCCGCCAGGGCGCACCCAGGCGACACCTTGACGGTCTCGGAGTTGTTCCGGCTGTGCCGCGACCTGCTCGACATCCACGCCGTCCGCAACTGGTGCCAGGCCCGCGGCGTCCTCCTGCGGGTCCTGTCCGGGCCGCTGTCGAACTTCCACGATCTAGCCGCCAACGACGCCACCACCGCCGTGATCATCAACGTGATCACCGCCGTGGGCCAGTTCCAGCGCGACATCCAAAACGAGCTCACCGTCGAGGGGATCGCCGCCGCCGAGGCCGAGGGTCGCTACCGCGGCCGCCCGCCCGCGCTCACCGGCGGCGACGTGGAGGTGGTGCGGTCGACGTACACCGAGCAGGGTGCCTCGATCGCGGCGCTCGCCCGCGCCCACGGGGTGAGCCGGGCCGCCATCCGAACCGCGCTGTCCGATCTCCTGCCCGACCGAAGCGTCCCGGCCGGCTGA
- a CDS encoding TetR/AcrR family transcriptional regulator, whose amino-acid sequence MAIRTRQSQRRRQVLTRERIVETAVELLDEVGKGALTVRALTSRLATGPGAIYWHIGNMHELLEAATDAVVATALDARPTQPTEPAGTIEAGEAVGAPQDEIRAVALGLFDAVTEHPWLAAQLAVQLTCNPWGPVTLRIFESIGRPVRTLGVPQGDWFTTTSTLVHYLLGATAQASHNTGDDTVPGSEADRAEFLNAASRAWQELDPDDYPFIQAIAEQMREHDDREQFLTGIDLVLTGITTLRPPATPRPPAPERFPSPK is encoded by the coding sequence ATGGCCATACGGACACGTCAGTCACAGCGACGCAGGCAGGTGCTCACCCGGGAGCGCATCGTCGAGACCGCTGTCGAGCTGCTGGACGAGGTGGGCAAGGGCGCCCTGACGGTTCGGGCGCTGACCAGCCGCCTGGCCACCGGGCCCGGCGCGATCTACTGGCACATCGGCAACATGCACGAGCTGCTGGAGGCCGCGACCGACGCCGTCGTCGCCACCGCCCTGGACGCGCGCCCCACCCAGCCCACCGAGCCCGCGGGAACCATCGAAGCCGGCGAAGCCGTAGGCGCGCCCCAGGACGAGATCCGCGCCGTCGCACTCGGCCTGTTCGACGCGGTCACCGAACACCCATGGCTCGCGGCACAGCTCGCGGTCCAGCTCACCTGCAACCCCTGGGGACCGGTGACATTGCGGATCTTCGAAAGCATCGGCCGGCCGGTCCGCACGCTGGGCGTGCCGCAAGGCGACTGGTTCACCACGACCTCGACACTGGTCCACTACCTTCTCGGCGCCACCGCCCAGGCCTCTCACAACACCGGCGACGACACCGTCCCCGGCTCCGAAGCGGACCGCGCCGAGTTCCTCAACGCCGCATCCAGGGCATGGCAAGAGCTCGACCCCGACGACTACCCGTTCATCCAGGCCATCGCAGAGCAGATGCGCGAGCACGACGACCGCGAACAATTCCTCACCGGCATCGACCTCGTCCTCACCGGCATCACCACTCTCCGTCCACCCGCCACACCAAGGCCCCCTGCTCCCGAGCGCTTCCCCAGCCCCAAGTAG
- a CDS encoding DinB family protein → MGREAEVLLGRLAGQRGHVLGILEGLTEEQLRRPVLPSGWHCLALVRHLTLSDERYWFRCVVGGEPRHILPAEKGGDWRVGADESAEDVLSAYREEIRRADAVLAATDLDAPPQQPDPVWARWGMDFPDVRSVVAHVLVETSVHAGHLDAVRELLDGRQWVLQ, encoded by the coding sequence ATGGGGCGGGAAGCCGAGGTGCTGCTCGGGCGGTTGGCGGGACAGCGCGGGCATGTGCTGGGGATTTTGGAGGGGCTGACGGAGGAGCAGTTGCGCCGCCCGGTGTTGCCCTCTGGCTGGCACTGCTTGGCGCTGGTCAGGCATCTGACGTTGTCCGACGAGCGGTACTGGTTCCGCTGCGTGGTGGGCGGCGAGCCGCGGCACATCCTGCCGGCCGAGAAGGGCGGCGACTGGCGCGTCGGTGCCGACGAGAGCGCCGAGGACGTCTTGTCGGCCTACCGCGAGGAGATCCGCCGTGCCGACGCCGTCCTTGCGGCCACGGACCTGGACGCGCCGCCCCAGCAGCCGGACCCCGTCTGGGCCCGCTGGGGCATGGACTTCCCCGATGTGCGCTCCGTCGTGGCGCACGTCCTCGTCGAGACCTCCGTCCACGCCGGGCACCTCGACGCGGTGCGCGAGTTGCTGGACGGCCGGCAGTGGGTGCTGCAGTGA
- a CDS encoding class I SAM-dependent methyltransferase has product MTARYDGQAEWYDDYIGPGAAANVADIADLLGPGEGLCLDIGCGTGLYLDAIRSTGRTVVGLDRSADQLRLAHRRDSAPLLQGDATTLPFAADTFGTVTALWVSTDIGDFAGLIKEAARVLLPGGLLLFYGVHPCFNGPHIELRTDGAVVIHPTYRLRGWHKRSPWWREGGVRDRVGMSHVPLPDLINAFIDAGLSIDRLSEPREHPIPSVLAVRAFHRS; this is encoded by the coding sequence ATGACCGCGCGATATGACGGCCAAGCCGAGTGGTACGACGACTACATCGGGCCCGGTGCCGCCGCCAACGTCGCCGACATAGCCGATCTCCTGGGCCCCGGTGAAGGCCTGTGTCTGGACATCGGCTGCGGCACCGGCCTCTACCTCGACGCCATCCGATCCACCGGCCGGACCGTCGTCGGCCTCGACCGCTCAGCCGACCAATTGCGTCTCGCCCACCGCAGGGACAGCGCCCCGCTCCTCCAGGGCGACGCGACGACACTCCCGTTTGCTGCGGACACCTTTGGCACCGTCACCGCGCTCTGGGTCTCCACCGATATCGGCGACTTCGCCGGGCTGATCAAGGAGGCGGCCCGGGTGCTGCTTCCGGGCGGGCTGCTGCTCTTCTACGGGGTGCACCCCTGTTTCAACGGCCCGCACATCGAGCTCCGTACCGACGGAGCGGTGGTCATCCACCCCACCTACCGGCTCAGGGGCTGGCACAAGCGCTCGCCCTGGTGGCGCGAAGGCGGGGTCCGAGACCGGGTCGGCATGAGCCATGTGCCGCTGCCCGACCTGATCAACGCGTTCATCGACGCGGGGCTGAGCATCGATCGGCTCTCCGAGCCACGCGAGCACCCCATCCCATCGGTGCTGGCGGTAAGGGCGTTCCACCGAAGCTGA
- a CDS encoding Tn3 family transposase has protein sequence MEFLTDDEAAAYGRFAGPPAQADLERVFFLDDEDRALVGQRRGEHMRLGFALQLVTVRWLGTFLEDPLDVPGAVLEFVAEQLGVEDASQVKRYAERRETPFDHQRDIRRAYGWKDFTDVDGEFTAWVAARSWTSGDGPKVIFTDGVGWLRERKVLLPGVTVLARRVARVRDDTTKRLWGVLEGLLTVGQRYVLDQLLEVPPGSRVSDLERWRKGVAPRASGPTIIKALDQVAEIDGLELAELGAEALVPQRRLGELAKYGMRADASALRRHGDGRRLATLLATVRHLEGKSVDDTLELLDLLMATELLNKAQTAANKEKVRKHPKLAKASARLAVAVQALFESDGWGGEDEEVRVAEVWEAIETVISRADLRAALVLVNDSVPPADAADPDDWRTELVGRYTTVSGLLKVLPETIAFGANAEGAPVLEAMKALPDVLSYRSRLAAPLIPGRLIAAGVVNGPWKRLVFGHPAHSGGAVNRHAYAFCVLERFWRALKRREIYADASTKWRNPQAELLEGVQWAAIRPDALTALSLPDDPDALLAEHSRTLDAALKEVGGRLIANPDVRVDGSGKIHLTGVKAVEEPPSLVDLRARTTAMLPRVELPEVILEVMSWVPELAQAFTAVSGGRSRLKDLPVSIAVCLTAHSLNVGYRPIAKKGVEALERSRLSHIYQNYFRPETLSLANLPLVAMQANLPLAQAWGGGLVAAVDGMRFVVPVPAAFARPNRKYFGSKRGMTWLNAMNDRGMGRGAKVVSGTIRDSLHMVDVIFGLDGGDLPEIVVSDTGSYSDLVFGLLELLGISYRPALADLPDQKGWRINASADYGPLNTFARGKIDLRKIRRNWEDILRVVASIYTGTVRAYDVVTMLQRDGHPTALGEAIASYGRIFKTLHILQFIDVDETYRRDIKDIRNLQENRHSLARKICHGKKGELYHRYERGLENQLGVLGLVLNCATLWTTVYLDAAVRQLKAQGYPVRDEDMARLSPFVHSHLGVHGTYTFALPDLAPGAIRDLRDPDAGEDDEI, from the coding sequence GTGGAGTTCTTGACCGATGATGAGGCGGCCGCTTACGGGCGGTTCGCGGGGCCGCCGGCGCAGGCCGATCTGGAGCGGGTGTTCTTCCTCGATGATGAGGATCGGGCGCTGGTCGGGCAGCGGCGCGGCGAGCACATGCGGCTGGGGTTCGCTCTTCAACTGGTGACGGTGCGCTGGCTGGGGACGTTCCTGGAAGATCCTCTGGACGTGCCGGGTGCGGTGCTGGAGTTCGTGGCCGAGCAGCTGGGTGTCGAGGACGCCTCGCAGGTGAAGCGGTACGCCGAACGGCGGGAGACGCCGTTCGATCATCAGCGTGATATCCGGCGGGCGTATGGGTGGAAGGACTTCACCGACGTCGATGGGGAGTTCACCGCGTGGGTGGCGGCGCGGTCGTGGACATCGGGCGACGGCCCGAAGGTGATCTTCACTGACGGGGTGGGGTGGCTGCGGGAGCGCAAGGTGCTGCTGCCGGGGGTGACGGTGCTGGCGCGGCGGGTCGCGCGGGTCCGCGATGACACGACCAAGCGGTTGTGGGGTGTGCTGGAGGGGCTGCTGACGGTCGGGCAGCGATACGTCCTGGACCAGCTGCTGGAGGTGCCGCCGGGGTCACGGGTGTCGGATCTGGAGCGGTGGCGCAAGGGCGTGGCGCCGCGGGCGTCCGGCCCGACGATCATCAAGGCCTTGGACCAGGTGGCCGAGATCGACGGCCTGGAGCTGGCGGAGCTGGGCGCCGAAGCGCTGGTGCCGCAGCGCCGGTTGGGTGAGCTGGCCAAGTACGGGATGCGGGCGGACGCCTCGGCGCTGCGCCGTCATGGTGACGGCCGCCGGTTGGCGACCCTGCTGGCCACGGTCCGGCATCTGGAGGGCAAGTCGGTCGATGACACTTTGGAGCTGCTGGATCTGCTGATGGCGACCGAGCTGCTGAACAAGGCGCAGACGGCGGCGAACAAGGAGAAGGTCCGCAAGCACCCCAAGCTCGCCAAGGCCTCGGCCCGGCTGGCGGTCGCAGTGCAGGCGCTGTTCGAGTCCGACGGGTGGGGCGGGGAGGATGAGGAGGTCCGCGTCGCGGAGGTGTGGGAGGCTATCGAGACGGTCATCTCCCGCGCCGACCTGCGCGCGGCGCTGGTCTTGGTGAACGACAGCGTGCCGCCGGCGGACGCCGCCGACCCCGACGACTGGCGGACCGAGCTGGTCGGCCGCTACACCACCGTGTCGGGGTTGTTGAAGGTCCTGCCCGAGACGATCGCCTTCGGCGCGAACGCCGAGGGCGCGCCCGTGCTAGAGGCGATGAAGGCGCTGCCGGACGTGCTGTCCTACCGCAGCCGGCTGGCAGCCCCGCTGATCCCCGGCCGCCTGATCGCCGCCGGCGTGGTGAACGGCCCGTGGAAGCGCCTGGTGTTCGGCCACCCCGCCCACTCCGGCGGCGCGGTGAACCGGCACGCCTACGCCTTCTGCGTGCTGGAGCGGTTCTGGCGCGCCTTGAAGCGCCGCGAGATCTACGCCGACGCCTCCACTAAGTGGCGCAACCCCCAGGCTGAGCTGCTGGAGGGCGTGCAGTGGGCGGCGATCCGGCCCGACGCGCTGACCGCGCTCAGCCTCCCCGACGACCCGGACGCGCTGCTGGCCGAGCACTCCCGCACTCTGGATGCCGCCCTGAAGGAGGTCGGCGGCCGGTTGATCGCCAACCCCGACGTCCGGGTCGACGGGTCGGGGAAGATCCACCTGACCGGGGTGAAGGCGGTCGAGGAACCACCGTCCCTGGTGGACCTGCGGGCCCGCACCACGGCGATGCTGCCGCGCGTGGAGCTGCCCGAGGTGATCCTGGAGGTCATGTCGTGGGTGCCGGAACTCGCGCAGGCCTTCACCGCGGTGTCGGGCGGCCGGTCCCGGTTGAAGGACCTGCCGGTCTCGATCGCGGTCTGCTTGACCGCGCACTCGCTGAACGTCGGGTACCGGCCGATCGCGAAGAAGGGCGTCGAGGCCCTGGAGCGCTCCCGGTTGTCGCACATCTACCAGAACTACTTCCGGCCCGAGACGTTGAGCTTGGCGAACCTGCCGCTGGTGGCGATGCAGGCGAACCTGCCGCTGGCCCAGGCGTGGGGCGGCGGCCTGGTCGCCGCGGTCGACGGGATGCGGTTCGTCGTTCCCGTCCCGGCCGCCTTCGCCCGCCCCAACCGCAAGTACTTCGGGTCCAAGCGCGGCATGACCTGGCTGAACGCCATGAACGACCGCGGCATGGGACGCGGCGCGAAGGTCGTGTCCGGGACGATCCGCGACTCCCTGCACATGGTCGACGTCATCTTCGGCCTGGACGGCGGCGACCTACCCGAGATCGTCGTCTCCGACACCGGCTCTTACTCCGACCTGGTCTTCGGTCTCCTGGAGCTGCTGGGCATCTCCTACCGGCCGGCCCTCGCCGACCTCCCGGACCAGAAAGGCTGGCGGATCAACGCCTCCGCCGACTACGGGCCCTTGAACACCTTCGCCCGAGGCAAGATCGATCTGCGGAAGATCCGCCGCAACTGGGAGGACATCCTGCGCGTCGTCGCCTCGATCTACACCGGCACCGTGCGCGCCTACGACGTCGTCACCATGCTCCAGCGCGATGGCCACCCCACCGCTCTCGGCGAGGCCATCGCCTCCTACGGCCGGATCTTCAAGACCCTGCACATCCTCCAGTTCATCGACGTGGATGAGACCTACCGCCGCGACATCAAGGACATCCGCAACCTCCAGGAGAACCGCCACTCCCTCGCCCGCAAGATCTGCCACGGCAAGAAGGGCGAGCTCTACCACCGCTACGAACGCGGACTGGAAAACCAGCTCGGCGTCCTCGGCTTGGTCCTCAACTGCGCCACCCTCTGGACGACCGTCTACCTCGACGCCGCCGTCCGCCAGCTCAAAGCCCAGGGCTACCCCGTCCGGGACGAGGACATGGCCCGGCTCTCACCCTTCGTCCACTCCCACCTCGGCGTCCACGGCACCTACACCTTCGCCCTGCCCGACCTGGCCCCCGGCGCCATCCGCGACCTGCGCGACCCCGACGCGGGCGAGGACGATGAGATCTGA
- a CDS encoding dihydrofolate reductase family protein, which produces MRKLVYYIGVSLDGYIAGPNAEFDFYPVSDQMAAWMNDRYPETVPTHVRKLVGLEGVPNKVFDTLVMGRGTYEPALDASITSPYSHLRQYVVSSTLTIDDPTVQVETGDPIELIRRLKAEDTGMDIYLCGGGRLAASLLPEIDEIILKNYPVVAGAGIPMFSGQFRPTLFAPTRRETFDNGAQVTWLTRV; this is translated from the coding sequence ATGCGAAAGCTCGTCTACTACATCGGCGTCTCGCTCGACGGCTACATCGCGGGCCCCAACGCCGAGTTCGACTTCTACCCCGTGTCGGACCAGATGGCCGCCTGGATGAATGACCGTTACCCCGAGACGGTCCCCACCCACGTCCGCAAGCTTGTCGGCCTTGAGGGTGTGCCCAACAAGGTCTTCGACACCCTGGTGATGGGCCGCGGCACCTACGAGCCGGCCCTGGATGCCTCCATCACCAGCCCGTACTCCCACCTGCGCCAGTACGTCGTCTCCAGCACGCTGACGATCGACGACCCCACGGTGCAGGTGGAGACTGGCGACCCGATCGAGCTCATCCGGCGGCTGAAAGCCGAGGACACCGGCATGGACATCTACCTGTGCGGCGGCGGCAGGCTCGCCGCCTCCCTGCTCCCGGAGATCGACGAGATCATCCTCAAGAACTACCCCGTGGTGGCGGGTGCAGGCATCCCCATGTTCTCCGGGCAGTTCCGCCCCACCCTCTTCGCCCCCACCCGGCGCGAGACCTTCGACAACGGCGCCCAGGTCACCTGGCTCACCAGGGTTTAG
- a CDS encoding YciI family protein: protein MKYMMFVVADPDAAAEAEPTPGDLTIEEWLADVDGRGKRIIGERLRPLSDATTVRVSRGQVLVTDGPFTESKEWICGFDILECEDLDEAIAIAARHPMAVGGKLELRPFWPGEHA from the coding sequence ATGAAGTACATGATGTTCGTCGTCGCCGATCCGGACGCCGCCGCCGAGGCCGAGCCCACGCCGGGCGATCTGACCATCGAGGAGTGGCTGGCCGACGTCGACGGCCGCGGCAAGCGGATCATCGGGGAGCGGTTGCGGCCGCTGAGCGATGCCACGACGGTACGGGTCAGCCGCGGCCAGGTGCTGGTCACCGACGGCCCGTTCACCGAGTCCAAGGAGTGGATCTGCGGCTTCGACATCCTCGAATGCGAGGACCTGGACGAGGCCATCGCGATCGCAGCGCGGCACCCGATGGCAGTCGGCGGCAAGCTCGAACTGCGCCCGTTCTGGCCGGGCGAGCACGCGTGA
- a CDS encoding TetR/AcrR family transcriptional regulator, which produces MAIKQSGPIGRPRGFDADDALERAMLVFWKHGYEGASLANLTEAMSISAKSMYAAFGNKEELFRKALERYTEGPSAYLARAMEEPTALGVATAILTGTVRTTTRPAHPHGCLGVQGALAASDSGRGVRDLLVAWRNDGCSRVRERFQRAVDDGDLPPETDPGLLARYVTTLAFGIAVQAASGVGRDELQGMADAALRNWPLP; this is translated from the coding sequence GTGGCGATCAAACAGAGCGGTCCCATCGGCCGACCGCGAGGATTCGACGCCGACGACGCTCTCGAGCGCGCCATGCTGGTTTTCTGGAAGCATGGCTATGAGGGGGCCAGCCTGGCCAACCTGACCGAGGCGATGAGCATCTCCGCCAAGAGCATGTACGCGGCCTTCGGCAACAAGGAAGAGCTGTTTCGCAAGGCCCTGGAGCGCTACACCGAAGGCCCGAGCGCATACCTAGCCCGGGCCATGGAGGAGCCGACCGCCCTCGGCGTCGCCACCGCGATCCTGACCGGCACCGTCCGAACCACCACCCGCCCGGCCCATCCTCACGGGTGCCTGGGCGTTCAGGGCGCCCTGGCCGCCAGCGACTCCGGGCGTGGAGTCCGTGACCTTCTCGTCGCCTGGCGCAACGACGGCTGCTCCCGCGTCCGAGAGCGGTTCCAGCGAGCCGTCGACGACGGCGACCTGCCTCCGGAGACCGATCCGGGGCTCCTGGCCCGCTACGTCACCACCTTGGCATTCGGCATCGCCGTGCAGGCCGCGAGTGGCGTCGGCCGCGATGAACTCCAAGGAATGGCCGACGCCGCCCTACGCAACTGGCCGCTCCCTTGA
- a CDS encoding RNA polymerase sigma factor: MTAATAEAAAAAAASAVAAERAGMVASLIRLTGDWELAEDCVQDAVEKALRHWPEAGLPRSPAAWLTTAARNRALDVLRRRRTERAKLTERALLDEAAQIGTDRDDRLSLIFTCCHPALPLDGRVALTLKTVAGLSTAQIADAFLVAESTMSQRLLRTKRKISHAAIPYRVPPADLLAERTDGVLAVLYLVFNAGYGQPEGRLADEALRLVRLLVELMPSADEARGLLALIMFQQARRATRFDAAGDLVPMEEQDRARWDPVLTAEAHRELRRATRSGRPPGPYRLQARIAGCHASAPSAQATPWHAIVPLYDALLAAQPSPVAALNRAVAVGFRDGFAAGLDALDALHADALVGYHLLPAARADFLRRLGRTREVKAAYEDALRLVAEDGPEARFLHRRIAALPISRGAVHLR; this comes from the coding sequence GTGACGGCGGCGACGGCCGAGGCGGCTGCCGCGGCGGCGGCCTCGGCCGTCGCTGCGGAGCGAGCGGGCATGGTGGCGAGCCTGATCCGTCTCACCGGCGACTGGGAGCTGGCCGAGGACTGTGTGCAGGATGCGGTGGAGAAGGCGTTGCGGCACTGGCCCGAGGCCGGCCTGCCGCGGTCGCCCGCGGCCTGGCTGACCACCGCGGCCCGCAACCGTGCGCTCGACGTGCTGCGCCGCCGCCGCACAGAGCGGGCCAAACTGACCGAGCGGGCGCTGCTGGACGAGGCGGCGCAGATCGGTACGGACCGCGACGACCGCCTGAGCCTGATCTTCACCTGCTGTCATCCGGCGCTGCCGCTGGACGGCCGGGTGGCGCTGACCTTGAAGACCGTGGCCGGGCTCAGCACCGCGCAGATCGCCGACGCTTTCCTGGTCGCCGAGAGCACCATGTCCCAGCGGCTGCTGCGCACCAAACGCAAGATCAGCCATGCCGCGATCCCGTACCGGGTGCCGCCGGCCGATCTGCTGGCCGAGCGCACCGACGGGGTGCTCGCCGTCCTCTACCTCGTCTTCAACGCCGGCTACGGACAGCCCGAAGGCCGCCTGGCGGACGAGGCGCTGCGCTTGGTGCGGCTGCTGGTCGAGCTGATGCCGTCCGCCGACGAGGCCCGCGGCCTGCTGGCCCTGATCATGTTCCAGCAGGCCCGCCGCGCTACCCGGTTCGACGCCGCAGGTGATCTGGTGCCCATGGAGGAGCAGGACCGTGCCCGCTGGGATCCGGTCCTGACCGCCGAGGCGCACCGCGAACTGCGCCGCGCGACACGCTCCGGCCGCCCGCCGGGCCCGTACCGGCTGCAGGCGCGGATCGCGGGCTGCCACGCATCCGCGCCGTCCGCGCAGGCGACGCCCTGGCATGCGATCGTGCCGTTGTACGACGCGCTGCTCGCCGCCCAGCCCTCCCCGGTGGCCGCGCTTAACCGGGCGGTGGCTGTGGGCTTCCGCGACGGCTTCGCGGCCGGACTCGACGCGCTCGACGCGCTGCACGCCGACGCGCTGGTCGGCTACCACCTGCTCCCCGCGGCCCGCGCGGACTTCCTGCGCCGCCTCGGCCGTACACGGGAGGTCAAGGCCGCGTACGAGGATGCCTTGCGGCTGGTGGCCGAGGACGGGCCCGAGGCCCGCTTCCTGCACCGACGGATCGCGGCGCTGCCGATCAGCCGCGGTGCAGTTCACCTTCGCTAG
- a CDS encoding FAD-dependent monooxygenase translates to MYDVVIVGAGPVGLFLAGELALADCSVLVLERDQERTSPWKALPLGMRGLNAGSVETFYRRGLLEELLKASGADGKQVGADPDVHEPPPPRDVSHFAGMRLDPADIDIAALPFRLPGPAMESIMTSLDAVGTVLAERAARLGVQILRGVPVEAVTQDGDTVVTRAGGRDYQARWLVGCDGGRSTVRELAGFDFVGTEPLFTGYVARVTFADPQKLDLGFNLTLTGMYLRTPFEGHLGMMDFDGGAFDRSQPLTREHLQTVLRRVSGTDATLTEVHLASSFTDRAMQSTTYRNGRVLLAGDAAHIHSPLGGQGLNLGIGDVMNLGWKLAATIHGTAPDGLLDTYTAERHPVGAAILDWSRAQVATMNPGPNAPALRRLIHDLLDTRDGATHVFRSTSGLSHRYDLGSDQPLVGRTAPDFRLTDGTRLGDLLREGHGVALDFTIDRRLHDAAMSWKGRIGYAAGPVSNDLGFGALLIRPDGIVAWTDDHDLDHTAFRNAAARWFGDPAP, encoded by the coding sequence GTGTATGACGTGGTGATCGTGGGTGCGGGCCCGGTGGGCCTGTTCCTTGCCGGTGAGCTCGCCCTGGCGGACTGTTCGGTCCTGGTGCTGGAGCGGGACCAGGAGCGGACTTCGCCGTGGAAGGCACTCCCGCTGGGGATGCGGGGCCTGAACGCCGGATCGGTCGAGACGTTCTACCGCCGCGGGCTGCTGGAAGAGCTGCTGAAAGCCTCAGGCGCCGACGGGAAACAGGTCGGCGCGGATCCCGACGTGCACGAGCCGCCGCCTCCTCGTGATGTGAGCCACTTCGCGGGCATGCGGCTCGACCCGGCCGACATCGACATCGCTGCCCTCCCGTTCCGGCTGCCCGGCCCGGCAATGGAGAGCATCATGACCAGCCTCGACGCGGTCGGGACTGTACTGGCCGAGCGGGCGGCCAGGCTCGGCGTGCAGATCCTGCGGGGCGTTCCCGTCGAGGCCGTGACCCAGGACGGCGATACCGTCGTCACACGGGCCGGCGGACGCGACTACCAGGCGCGCTGGCTCGTGGGATGCGACGGCGGACGCAGCACGGTGCGCGAACTGGCGGGTTTCGACTTCGTCGGCACCGAACCGCTGTTCACCGGCTACGTCGCCCGCGTCACCTTCGCCGATCCGCAGAAGCTGGACCTGGGCTTCAATCTGACGCTGACCGGCATGTACCTGCGGACGCCCTTCGAGGGTCACCTGGGCATGATGGACTTCGACGGCGGCGCCTTCGACCGCTCGCAGCCGCTGACGCGCGAGCACCTCCAGACGGTCCTGCGCCGGGTCTCCGGCACCGACGCGACACTCACCGAGGTCCATCTCGCCTCCAGCTTCACCGACCGCGCGATGCAGTCCACGACCTACCGGAACGGCCGCGTCCTGCTCGCCGGCGACGCCGCCCACATCCACTCCCCGCTCGGCGGCCAGGGCCTCAACCTCGGCATCGGCGACGTCATGAACCTCGGCTGGAAACTCGCCGCCACCATCCACGGCACCGCACCAGACGGCCTGCTCGACACCTACACCGCCGAACGCCACCCCGTCGGCGCGGCGATCCTCGACTGGTCACGCGCCCAGGTCGCGACCATGAACCCTGGTCCCAACGCCCCGGCCCTGCGACGGCTGATCCACGACCTGCTCGACACCCGCGACGGGGCCACCCACGTGTTCCGCAGTACCTCAGGACTGTCCCACCGCTACGACCTGGGCAGCGACCAGCCACTCGTCGGTCGGACCGCCCCGGACTTCCGTCTCACCGACGGCACCCGCCTCGGCGACCTACTGCGAGAAGGACACGGCGTCGCACTCGACTTCACCATCGACCGGCGCCTGCACGACGCGGCGATGAGCTGGAAAGGCCGGATCGGCTACGCGGCCGGGCCGGTGAGCAACGACCTCGGATTCGGCGCGCTGCTGATCCGGCCCGACGGCATCGTGGCCTGGACCGACGACCACGACCTCGATCACACGGCGTTCCGGAACGCCGCGGCCCGTTGGTTCGGCGACCCGGCACCCTGA
- a CDS encoding TetR/AcrR family transcriptional regulator, giving the protein MRRNPERRQALIDAAIEVLAREGARGLTFRAVDAEATVPPGTASNYFANRDDLFTQVGGRIYERLLPDEATIARGREGVQDETRYAELMHELLDRVSAFNSGYLALLELRLESTRRPELRAVLTKRIREDIDANIGYHAASGLPGDSTSVVLLYLALNWLIVERLTLPDIFTEQEIHELVDAAVQRSLNA; this is encoded by the coding sequence ATGCGGAGAAATCCCGAGCGGCGGCAGGCGCTGATCGACGCGGCCATCGAGGTGCTGGCCAGGGAAGGAGCACGGGGGCTGACCTTCCGGGCCGTCGACGCGGAGGCGACTGTGCCCCCGGGCACGGCCTCCAACTACTTCGCCAACCGCGACGACCTGTTCACCCAGGTCGGCGGGCGGATCTATGAGCGGCTGCTGCCCGACGAGGCCACGATCGCCCGCGGCCGGGAGGGCGTGCAGGACGAGACCCGCTACGCCGAGCTCATGCACGAACTGTTGGATCGGGTCTCCGCCTTCAACTCCGGCTACCTGGCCCTGCTCGAGCTCCGGCTTGAGTCCACTCGCCGCCCTGAGCTGCGCGCCGTGCTGACCAAGCGCATCCGCGAGGACATCGACGCCAACATCGGCTACCACGCCGCCTCGGGTCTGCCCGGCGACTCGACCTCGGTGGTGCTTCTCTATCTGGCTCTGAACTGGCTCATCGTGGAGCGGCTGACACTGCCCGACATCTTCACCGAGCAGGAGATCCACGAGCTAGTGGACGCCGCCGTGCAAAGATCGCTGAATGCCTGA